The following coding sequences are from one Veillonella rodentium window:
- the sufB gene encoding Fe-S cluster assembly protein SufB: MEQRKKTQVADMDRGVYDIKNDFEYSYISDTGLTEDIIREIWANKNEPEWMLEFRLKSLDIYNRMGIPNWIPDISGLDMANIHTYVKPKVDMKENWDEVPEEIKSTFDRLGIPEAEKTSLAGVGAQYDSEVVYHSIQEDLVKQGVIYTDIETALHEHEEIVKKYWMTLIPPTDHKWAALHGAVWSGGSFVYVPAGVQVDIPLQSYFRLNAPGAGQFEHTMIIVEEGAKLHFIEGCSAPKYDVSNLHAGAVELFVKDNATLRYSTIENWSKNMYNLNTKRCVVGKGGTIEWVSGSFGSKVSCLYPMSILNGEGAHAEFTGVTFAGEGQFLDTGCKVVHNAPYTTSNVNSKSISKSGGAAIYRGLLKIGPKAEHAKATVSCESLMLDAESQSDTIPAIIVENDNVDLGHEAKIGRISDEAIFYLMTRGISEEEARAMLVRGFVEPISKELPLEYAVEMNNLINLELEGSIG; this comes from the coding sequence ATGGAACAAAGAAAGAAAACCCAAGTGGCGGATATGGACCGCGGTGTCTACGATATAAAGAATGATTTTGAATATTCCTATATTTCGGATACCGGTTTGACGGAAGATATTATCCGGGAAATTTGGGCCAATAAAAATGAACCTGAATGGATGCTCGAGTTTCGTTTGAAGTCTTTGGACATCTATAATCGCATGGGGATTCCTAACTGGATCCCGGATATTTCCGGCTTGGATATGGCAAATATTCATACTTATGTTAAGCCGAAAGTTGATATGAAAGAGAACTGGGACGAAGTTCCGGAAGAAATTAAAAGCACATTTGACCGCCTAGGTATTCCGGAAGCGGAAAAAACATCTCTTGCGGGCGTAGGTGCTCAGTATGACTCAGAGGTTGTATACCACAGTATTCAAGAAGACCTTGTTAAACAGGGGGTTATATATACCGATATTGAAACGGCTCTTCATGAACATGAAGAAATCGTAAAAAAATACTGGATGACCTTGATTCCTCCTACGGACCATAAATGGGCGGCCCTTCATGGCGCCGTTTGGTCAGGCGGTTCCTTCGTATACGTTCCGGCTGGCGTACAGGTAGATATTCCGTTGCAGTCCTACTTCCGTCTGAATGCGCCGGGTGCAGGTCAGTTTGAGCATACGATGATTATCGTGGAGGAGGGGGCAAAGCTTCACTTTATCGAAGGTTGTTCCGCTCCTAAATATGATGTATCCAATCTTCATGCGGGTGCAGTGGAATTGTTCGTTAAGGATAATGCCACATTGCGTTATTCTACAATTGAAAACTGGTCTAAAAATATGTATAATCTCAACACGAAACGTTGTGTTGTAGGCAAAGGCGGGACAATTGAATGGGTTTCCGGTTCCTTCGGATCCAAGGTATCCTGCCTGTATCCGATGAGTATTCTAAACGGTGAAGGTGCTCATGCGGAATTTACAGGTGTAACATTTGCCGGTGAAGGACAATTCCTTGATACAGGATGTAAAGTAGTTCATAATGCACCATATACGACAAGTAATGTAAACTCTAAATCCATTTCCAAATCCGGTGGCGCTGCAATTTATCGCGGCCTTTTGAAAATCGGGCCAAAGGCGGAACATGCAAAGGCTACTGTTTCCTGTGAATCGTTAATGCTTGATGCTGAATCTCAATCGGATACAATCCCGGCTATTATCGTTGAAAATGATAATGTGGATTTAGGTCATGAAGCTAAGATCGGTCGTATTTCCGATGAGGCGATTTTCTATCTCATGACTCGCGGTATCAGTGAAGAAGAAGCTCGTGCAATGCTTGTTCGAGGTTTCGTTGAACCGATTTCTAAGGAATTACCGCTTGAATATGCGGTTGAAATGAACAATCTAATCAATCTTGAATTAGAAGGTTCTATCGGTTAA
- the sufC gene encoding Fe-S cluster assembly ATPase SufC — protein sequence MAELLQVKDLKVSVEEKQILKGINLTINKGEIHVVMGTNGAGKSTLANAIMGNPTYTVDEGSIIFDGKNITEDAVNDRAKAGIFMSFQNPISVPGITVENFIRTAKSTITGENVRALAFKKELKTKMDELSFDTSYAQRYVNEGFSGGERKKNEILQMSILNPKLAILDETDSGLDVDAVRVVSEGVQRFHNEDNAVLIITHHNQILQKLKPDFVHVLINGKIVKTGDASLVREIEEKGYDAYKSLA from the coding sequence TTGGCTGAATTACTTCAGGTAAAAGACTTAAAGGTATCTGTCGAAGAAAAACAGATCTTGAAGGGGATCAATTTAACAATTAATAAGGGTGAAATTCATGTCGTAATGGGGACAAATGGTGCAGGCAAATCCACTTTGGCCAATGCCATTATGGGAAATCCTACATATACAGTGGATGAAGGCTCTATCATTTTTGACGGTAAGAATATTACGGAAGATGCCGTAAATGATCGTGCTAAAGCAGGTATCTTTATGTCCTTTCAGAATCCGATTTCCGTTCCGGGGATTACTGTAGAAAACTTTATCCGTACAGCTAAATCCACAATTACAGGTGAAAACGTACGGGCGTTGGCGTTTAAAAAAGAGTTGAAAACCAAGATGGATGAATTATCTTTTGATACATCTTATGCACAACGTTATGTAAACGAAGGGTTTTCCGGCGGTGAACGCAAGAAGAATGAAATCCTTCAAATGTCCATTTTGAATCCTAAATTGGCGATTCTTGATGAAACCGATTCCGGCCTTGACGTAGATGCGGTTCGTGTCGTATCTGAAGGGGTACAGCGCTTTCACAATGAAGATAATGCTGTATTGATTATCACGCATCATAACCAAATTTTACAAAAGTTGAAACCTGATTTTGTTCATGTTTTAATCAACGGTAAAATCGTTAAAACCGGGGATGCTTCTCTCGTGCGTGAAATCGAAGAAAAAGGTTATGACGCATACAAATCATTAGCATAG
- a CDS encoding diaminopimelate decarboxylase family protein, with product MNTKTVPFTAEQLEAIIADYPTPFHIYDEEGIINNMKSFINAFSWNKGFKQYFAVKATPNPYIMRLLQDLGVGADCSSLAELLLCEKVGIKGHDIMFTSNDTPYVEYKKALELGAIINLDDITHIEYLEKNHGSLPDTFCVRYNPGSLKEGGNTIIGLPEEAKYGMTRDQIFEAYEQLKAKGVKHFGLHTMVVSNELDIDGLVGTAEICFNLAVDIKDKLGIDVAFIDLGGGVGVAYKPEDTPVDFERLGQRVHDAYDRIIKGNGLNDIALAYECGRMVTGPFGYLVSTAIHKKDIYRHYIGLDSCMADLMRPALYGSYHHITVMGKENEPKDHVYDVTGSLCENNDKFAIQRKLPKIDIGDRIIIHDTGAHGHSMGFNYNGKLRSAELLLHKDGSVTQIRRAETYDDLFRTLDFSKL from the coding sequence ATGAATACGAAAACAGTTCCGTTTACAGCTGAACAGTTGGAAGCCATTATCGCTGACTATCCGACACCTTTCCACATCTATGATGAGGAAGGTATTATTAACAATATGAAATCCTTCATCAATGCATTTTCCTGGAACAAGGGGTTCAAACAGTATTTTGCCGTAAAAGCTACCCCGAATCCATACATTATGCGACTTCTGCAAGATTTGGGCGTCGGTGCGGATTGTTCCTCGTTGGCGGAGTTATTGCTGTGTGAAAAGGTGGGCATAAAGGGTCATGATATCATGTTCACATCCAACGATACGCCATATGTGGAATATAAAAAAGCATTGGAGTTAGGGGCTATTATCAATTTAGATGATATTACACATATAGAATATCTTGAAAAGAATCACGGGTCTTTACCCGACACATTTTGTGTACGTTATAATCCGGGCTCTTTGAAAGAAGGTGGCAATACAATTATCGGTCTTCCCGAGGAAGCTAAATACGGTATGACGCGTGATCAAATATTTGAGGCCTATGAGCAATTAAAGGCGAAGGGTGTTAAACACTTCGGTTTACATACGATGGTTGTGTCCAATGAATTGGATATCGACGGCCTTGTAGGTACTGCGGAAATCTGCTTTAATCTAGCTGTAGACATCAAAGACAAACTTGGCATTGATGTTGCGTTTATCGATCTTGGTGGCGGTGTAGGCGTTGCGTATAAACCGGAGGACACACCTGTTGATTTTGAACGGTTAGGCCAACGTGTTCATGATGCATATGACAGGATTATTAAAGGCAATGGTCTCAATGACATCGCCTTGGCATATGAATGCGGACGCATGGTAACAGGTCCATTCGGATACCTTGTATCTACAGCAATTCATAAGAAGGATATATATCGTCATTATATCGGGCTTGATTCCTGTATGGCCGATCTTATGCGACCTGCATTATACGGGTCATATCATCACATTACAGTCATGGGTAAGGAAAACGAACCAAAGGATCATGTATATGATGTGACAGGATCTTTGTGTGAAAATAATGATAAATTTGCTATTCAACGGAAATTGCCTAAAATCGATATAGGTGATCGTATCATCATTCATGATACGGGGGCTCATGGACATTCGATGGGTTTTAACTATAATGGTAAATTGCGCTCAGCTGAATTACTCCTGCATAAAGATGGTTCTGTTACGCAAATCCGTCGTGCCGAAACATATGATGATTTATTCCGTACATTAGATTTTTCCAAGTTATAA
- a CDS encoding DoxX family protein — MLNFIFKSKPNYINFGLFIYRLALGISMFYHGYLKWLSGSQGLYKVGAMLAPLGVSGGYEMLGTAAALAEMIGGILIAVGLFTRIGAILLVGTLATATIINLNGSFFGWDYPSQLGFGAIMLFFAGAGRYSLDKALFK; from the coding sequence GTGTTAAACTTTATATTCAAAAGTAAACCTAATTATATTAACTTTGGTTTGTTTATCTATCGTCTAGCATTGGGGATTTCCATGTTTTATCATGGCTATTTAAAATGGCTTAGCGGCTCTCAGGGATTATACAAGGTAGGTGCCATGTTGGCTCCTTTAGGTGTATCCGGCGGCTATGAAATGCTGGGAACCGCGGCTGCACTTGCTGAAATGATTGGCGGTATTCTCATTGCGGTAGGATTATTTACACGCATTGGTGCTATTCTGCTTGTAGGCACTTTAGCAACGGCTACCATTATTAATCTGAACGGCAGTTTCTTTGGCTGGGATTATCCGTCTCAACTTGGCTTCGGCGCTATTATGTTGTTCTTTGCCGGTGCAGGTCGCTATAGTTTAGATAAAGCTTTGTTTAAATAG
- the groL gene encoding chaperonin GroEL (60 kDa chaperone family; promotes refolding of misfolded polypeptides especially under stressful conditions; forms two stacked rings of heptamers to form a barrel-shaped 14mer; ends can be capped by GroES; misfolded proteins enter the barrel where they are refolded when GroES binds) produces the protein MAKEILFNEEARRALGRGVDQLADAVKVTLGPKGRNVVLDKKFGSPTITNDGVTIARDIELPDPFENMGAQLVKEVATKTNDVAGDGTTTATVLAQAMIQEGMRNVAAGANPMILKKGIETAVKTLVDEIKKRSIKVSGKAEIAQVASVSAADEEIGGLIAEAMEKVGNDGVITVEESKGLQTALNVVEGMQFDRGYISPYMVTDPDRMEAVMDNPYILITDRKIGAIADMLPTLEKVVKVGKELLIIAEDVEGEALATLVVNRLRGTFKAVAVKAPGFGDRRKAMLEDIAILTGGTVITEDMGRKLDSVELEDLGTARQVRISKDETTIIDGVGDKNAIAQRVSQIRAQLEETTSEFDREKLQERLAKLSGGVAVIEVGAATEVEMKDKKLRIEDALNATRAAVEEGIVAGGGTTFIDIIPALNTLEATGDVQTGINLVKRAVEEPVRQIAYNAGLEGSVVVEKVKNTDAGIGFNALTEEYVDMVKSGIVDPAKVTRSALQNAASIASLVLTTETIVADKVDENAAAPAMPPMGGMGGMM, from the coding sequence ATGGCAAAAGAAATCTTGTTTAACGAAGAAGCTCGTCGCGCTTTAGGCCGCGGCGTTGATCAATTGGCGGATGCTGTAAAAGTTACATTGGGACCTAAAGGCCGTAATGTGGTATTAGATAAAAAATTCGGTTCTCCCACAATTACAAATGACGGTGTAACGATTGCCCGCGATATTGAGCTACCGGATCCATTTGAAAATATGGGGGCTCAACTGGTAAAAGAAGTTGCTACCAAAACTAATGATGTAGCAGGTGACGGTACTACGACTGCCACTGTATTGGCTCAAGCTATGATTCAAGAAGGTATGCGTAACGTAGCAGCCGGTGCTAATCCGATGATTTTGAAAAAAGGTATTGAAACCGCTGTAAAAACATTGGTAGATGAAATCAAAAAACGTTCCATTAAAGTTTCCGGAAAAGCGGAAATCGCTCAAGTCGCAAGCGTATCCGCGGCAGATGAAGAAATCGGCGGTCTGATTGCGGAAGCAATGGAAAAAGTCGGCAACGACGGCGTTATTACTGTTGAAGAATCCAAAGGTTTACAAACGGCATTAAATGTAGTAGAAGGTATGCAATTTGACCGTGGCTACATTTCTCCATACATGGTAACCGATCCTGATCGTATGGAAGCTGTTATGGATAATCCGTATATCTTGATTACGGACCGTAAGATCGGCGCTATTGCGGATATGTTACCAACACTTGAAAAAGTGGTAAAAGTAGGTAAAGAACTTCTTATCATCGCTGAAGATGTAGAAGGTGAAGCATTGGCTACATTGGTAGTAAACAGATTGCGTGGTACATTTAAAGCGGTAGCTGTTAAGGCGCCTGGCTTTGGCGACCGTCGTAAAGCTATGCTTGAAGATATCGCTATCTTAACAGGTGGTACTGTAATCACTGAAGACATGGGTCGTAAACTTGACTCTGTAGAGCTTGAAGACCTTGGTACAGCCCGTCAGGTTCGCATCAGTAAAGATGAAACAACGATTATCGATGGCGTAGGTGATAAGAATGCAATCGCTCAACGTGTTAGTCAAATCCGTGCACAACTGGAAGAAACGACTTCCGAATTTGACCGTGAAAAATTGCAAGAACGTCTTGCTAAATTATCCGGCGGTGTGGCTGTTATTGAAGTAGGTGCCGCTACAGAAGTTGAAATGAAAGATAAAAAACTTCGCATCGAAGATGCATTGAATGCTACACGTGCCGCTGTTGAAGAAGGTATCGTAGCCGGTGGTGGTACTACATTCATCGATATCATCCCTGCATTGAATACATTGGAAGCGACAGGTGATGTTCAGACCGGTATTAACCTTGTAAAACGTGCTGTAGAGGAACCTGTTCGCCAAATCGCATACAATGCAGGCCTTGAAGGCTCCGTTGTTGTTGAAAAGGTTAAAAATACAGATGCTGGTATCGGCTTTAATGCATTGACTGAAGAATATGTAGATATGGTAAAATCAGGTATCGTCGATCCTGCGAAGGTAACACGTTCCGCACTTCAAAATGCCGCATCTATCGCATCGTTAGTTTTGACTACAGAAACTATTGTTGCTGATAAGGTAGATGAAAATGCTGCAGCACCTGCAATGCCTCCTATGGGTGGTATGGGCGGTATGATGTAA
- the groES gene encoding co-chaperone GroES translates to MLKPLADRVVIRLVEKEEKTKSGIFLPDTAKEKPQEGEVVAVGSGKLCDNGQRVAPEVKVGDHVMFAKYAGSELEIDGATHLIISERDILAIL, encoded by the coding sequence ATGTTAAAACCATTAGCTGATCGTGTTGTTATTCGTTTAGTAGAAAAAGAGGAAAAAACGAAGAGCGGTATTTTTCTTCCTGATACAGCAAAAGAAAAACCTCAAGAAGGTGAAGTTGTAGCTGTAGGTTCCGGTAAACTATGTGATAATGGTCAACGTGTAGCTCCGGAAGTTAAGGTTGGCGACCATGTTATGTTCGCGAAATATGCCGGTAGCGAATTAGAAATCGATGGCGCTACTCACTTGATTATCAGTGAACGCGATATTCTAGCAATATTATAA
- a CDS encoding ANTAR domain-containing response regulator, with the protein MRIAIVDDESLIRMDLRDILESQGHEVVGEGSNGIEAIQLCKDHHPDIILMDVKMPELDGIEAARQIGFHHYAPVVLLTSYSQQDLIDKARESGVYGYLIKPLREDQLMPTLEMALGRFKSDENLREQMVQLEQSLEERKFIQRGTGILMELYKISEEEAYGRIRSLSMKQHMSIVKTCQCIIEQVNKSGKN; encoded by the coding sequence ATGCGCATAGCTATTGTAGATGATGAATCCCTTATTCGTATGGATTTACGGGATATATTGGAGTCTCAAGGCCATGAAGTGGTAGGGGAAGGCTCCAATGGAATAGAAGCGATTCAATTATGCAAAGATCATCATCCTGATATTATTTTAATGGATGTAAAAATGCCTGAGTTGGATGGTATCGAGGCGGCCCGACAGATCGGTTTTCATCATTATGCACCGGTTGTGTTACTCACGAGTTATAGCCAACAGGATTTAATTGATAAAGCCCGTGAATCGGGAGTGTATGGTTATTTAATCAAACCGTTGCGGGAGGACCAGTTGATGCCTACCTTGGAAATGGCGTTAGGACGTTTTAAATCCGATGAAAACTTAAGAGAGCAGATGGTTCAATTGGAACAATCCTTGGAGGAGCGCAAGTTTATTCAGAGAGGGACAGGAATTCTTATGGAACTATATAAAATTTCAGAGGAAGAGGCCTATGGCCGTATACGAAGTCTAAGTATGAAGCAACATATGTCTATAGTAAAAACCTGTCAATGCATCATTGAACAAGTTAATAAATCAGGGAAAAACTAA
- a CDS encoding sensor histidine kinase, with protein MDIGQDILNETPLGPSQTALLKHISTLISFGESVTRQRIQLFTPLLRSSYEDSDKDGINMLCIMRNDTEIVTRRTKSSYLWRNMFAKGSPQCGAVETSREHVFPIADNGGRIIGGISFTLSTSVQPDQFEREYILSDTMHRLMLTATDEQIQSYEPISYLDGLIIFDHTNTIIYGNEAALQLVDILGFNRRLIGSSIYGGTLKISAIQQVLGNRTVYTSEEIYQDMVIRQHMIPIAMGRNETRCFLVLHDCTRESKQQQELLVKNSIIKEIHHRVKNNLQTVAGLLRMEARRSNLPDVKQALQEGINRIESMALVHDIVSHYDEDYIGVRSIYDELCRLLRLSMARHNQMVTFTYDGADILISSYVASYVSLIINELITNSLEHGLDGESGNIHLAVDETDDEIIMTFSDDGRGLPEDFDIGSNKRLGLTIINNLVIHELNGSLRIVNSQKGVTVTIHMKKEK; from the coding sequence GTGGATATCGGTCAGGATATTTTGAATGAAACCCCATTGGGACCATCACAAACAGCATTACTTAAGCATATCAGCACACTTATATCCTTTGGCGAATCTGTAACCCGTCAAAGGATACAGCTTTTTACGCCACTTTTAAGATCCTCTTATGAGGACAGCGATAAGGACGGTATTAATATGCTCTGTATCATGCGTAATGATACGGAGATCGTGACGCGTCGGACAAAGAGTTCTTATTTATGGCGGAATATGTTTGCTAAGGGAAGCCCTCAATGTGGAGCCGTTGAAACCAGCCGGGAACATGTTTTTCCCATTGCCGATAATGGGGGGCGAATCATCGGAGGTATTTCATTTACTTTATCTACCTCCGTTCAACCTGATCAATTTGAACGGGAGTATATCTTATCGGATACGATGCATCGGCTCATGTTGACTGCGACAGATGAACAGATACAGTCCTATGAACCTATATCGTATCTGGACGGACTTATTATATTTGATCATACTAATACAATTATTTACGGCAATGAAGCCGCTTTACAGCTGGTCGATATATTGGGATTTAATCGTCGTCTCATCGGTTCATCAATTTACGGGGGGACCTTAAAAATTTCCGCTATACAGCAGGTATTAGGGAACAGGACTGTATACACCAGTGAAGAGATCTATCAGGATATGGTCATTCGTCAGCATATGATTCCTATTGCCATGGGGCGTAATGAAACGAGGTGTTTTTTAGTCCTCCATGATTGCACCCGTGAAAGTAAACAGCAGCAGGAGCTGCTCGTAAAAAATTCTATCATAAAAGAAATTCACCATCGTGTAAAAAACAATCTGCAGACGGTAGCCGGGCTTTTGCGTATGGAGGCCCGCCGGTCGAATTTACCGGACGTAAAACAAGCTTTGCAGGAAGGGATCAATCGCATTGAAAGCATGGCATTAGTTCATGATATAGTGTCACATTATGATGAGGATTATATCGGGGTACGCTCCATATATGATGAGTTGTGTCGATTATTAAGACTCAGTATGGCCCGTCATAATCAAATGGTAACTTTTACTTATGACGGAGCGGATATATTAATTTCCTCATATGTGGCCAGCTATGTGTCACTCATTATTAATGAATTGATTACAAATAGTCTGGAACATGGTTTAGACGGTGAAAGCGGAAATATTCATTTAGCCGTCGATGAAACGGATGATGAAATCATCATGACCTTCAGTGACGACGGTCGGGGATTACCAGAAGATTTTGATATAGGATCTAATAAGCGATTAGGATTGACAATTATTAATAATCTAGTCATTCATGAATTAAACGGATCTTTACGCATAGTGAATTCACAAAAAGGTGTGACTGTTACGATTCATATGAAAAAGGAGAAGTAA
- the tsaD gene encoding tRNA (adenosine(37)-N6)-threonylcarbamoyltransferase complex transferase subunit TsaD: MSIYTLALESSCDETSAAVLKDGRTVLSNVISSQIPIHRKFGGVVPEIASRHHIEQVIPVIDQALKDAQVTLKDIDHIGVTYGPGLVGALLVGVAAAKGLSFATGIPLVPVHHMEGHIFANFLANPDLEPPFLSLVVSGGHTMLVHVKGYEEFHILGQTRDDAAGEAFDKIARVMGFPYPGGPHIDALAATGDENAIEFPKALSEPGNFEFSFSGLKSAVLNYLNSKQQKDEPVNQADVAASFQKAIVDVLVEKTKDAAHTLGETRITIAGGVSANKGLQSALENMCHEEGFTYYKPHKILSTDNAAMIGCRAYYMAKAGKFSDLTLNAKPSVEIGYVSWKED; encoded by the coding sequence ATGAGTATATATACATTAGCATTGGAAAGCAGCTGTGATGAAACATCGGCGGCAGTCCTTAAGGATGGTCGCACCGTTTTATCAAACGTTATATCCAGTCAAATTCCAATACATAGAAAATTTGGCGGCGTTGTACCTGAAATTGCTTCCCGCCATCATATCGAACAGGTAATCCCCGTTATCGATCAGGCATTGAAAGATGCACAGGTTACATTGAAAGATATTGATCATATCGGTGTGACATACGGTCCCGGATTAGTGGGAGCTTTGCTGGTCGGTGTTGCAGCGGCAAAGGGATTATCCTTTGCAACAGGCATTCCCTTGGTGCCGGTGCATCATATGGAAGGGCATATTTTTGCTAATTTTTTGGCGAATCCTGATCTAGAACCACCATTTTTAAGTCTTGTCGTATCCGGTGGACATACGATGCTTGTTCATGTGAAAGGGTATGAAGAATTTCATATTTTAGGACAGACTCGAGATGATGCAGCGGGCGAGGCGTTTGATAAAATTGCTCGCGTGATGGGCTTTCCTTATCCGGGAGGACCTCATATTGATGCCCTTGCTGCTACAGGCGATGAAAATGCTATTGAGTTTCCGAAGGCGTTGAGCGAACCCGGAAATTTTGAATTCAGTTTTAGCGGTTTAAAGTCTGCGGTCCTCAATTATCTTAACAGTAAACAGCAGAAAGATGAACCTGTTAATCAAGCGGATGTGGCGGCATCCTTTCAAAAAGCCATCGTTGATGTACTGGTGGAAAAGACGAAGGATGCGGCGCATACATTGGGGGAAACTCGTATCACTATTGCCGGCGGAGTATCCGCAAATAAAGGTTTGCAAAGCGCATTAGAGAATATGTGTCACGAGGAAGGGTTCACCTATTATAAACCTCACAAGATTTTATCTACGGATAATGCGGCTATGATTGGATGTAGAGCCTATTACATGGCTAAGGCCGGAAAATTTAGCGATCTTACATTAAATGCGAAACCGAGTGTTGAAATCGGTTATGTGTCTTGGAAAGAGGATTAA
- the rimI gene encoding ribosomal protein S18-alanine N-acetyltransferase has translation MDIRMATIEDAQVIYEIEQVSFSVSWSLESVASELENTSNKLYMVLSENDRIIGYGGVWLVHDEGQITNIAIIPEVRCKGYGTQLMACLIDACVQRGMQEIFLEVRISNLSALAMYRNLGFTVKGIRKDYYSEPKEDAYIMSLVTKEIE, from the coding sequence ATGGATATTCGAATGGCTACCATAGAAGATGCACAGGTTATCTATGAAATTGAACAAGTATCCTTTTCTGTTTCATGGAGCTTAGAGTCTGTTGCGTCTGAGTTAGAAAATACATCGAATAAGCTGTATATGGTGCTGTCTGAAAATGACAGAATTATCGGATATGGTGGTGTTTGGCTTGTTCACGATGAAGGACAGATTACGAATATCGCCATTATTCCCGAAGTTCGGTGCAAGGGCTACGGTACTCAATTGATGGCGTGTTTAATTGATGCATGTGTTCAGCGAGGAATGCAGGAAATCTTTCTGGAGGTTCGAATTTCAAATTTATCGGCCTTGGCCATGTATAGAAATTTAGGATTTACCGTAAAGGGGATACGTAAAGACTATTATTCGGAACCTAAGGAAGATGCATATATCATGTCTCTCGTTACAAAGGAAATAGAATGA
- the tsaB gene encoding tRNA (adenosine(37)-N6)-threonylcarbamoyltransferase complex dimerization subunit type 1 TsaB, whose amino-acid sequence MWLGIETSSLVSSVALMDEERLVGELTVQAGLTHSEQLVPHIDMLLQSTQVTKDMLKGIMVSIGPGSFTGLRIGMGTAKAMAYALQIPLYGVMTMDSLARNIPYTHYTICTVVDAQKKHVYAALYHYEANRLLRTEDPFVVEAVNLINCFRDSKEKVIFIGDGIKRIEKLLDESDTNCMIADIMRRIPKASSLLLSGKELVDKNFISDPMDMVPYYIRRSEAEVLWEERHKDNPDMLSQNLSVIVTEAAGAE is encoded by the coding sequence ATGTGGTTGGGAATTGAAACGAGCTCTCTTGTTTCAAGTGTTGCATTAATGGATGAAGAACGCCTTGTAGGTGAACTAACCGTACAAGCCGGATTGACTCATTCCGAACAGTTGGTGCCGCATATCGATATGCTTTTACAATCGACACAGGTGACAAAAGATATGTTGAAAGGAATAATGGTCAGTATCGGCCCCGGATCTTTTACAGGGCTGCGAATCGGTATGGGAACGGCGAAGGCGATGGCTTATGCCTTACAGATTCCTTTGTATGGCGTTATGACTATGGATAGTCTGGCTCGTAATATTCCGTATACGCATTATACAATCTGTACTGTTGTGGACGCTCAAAAAAAACATGTCTATGCAGCCTTATATCACTATGAGGCAAATCGTTTACTTCGCACCGAGGATCCTTTTGTCGTTGAGGCGGTTAATTTGATTAATTGCTTTAGAGATTCTAAGGAGAAGGTTATTTTCATCGGAGACGGTATCAAACGTATCGAAAAACTGTTAGATGAAAGTGATACAAATTGCATGATTGCCGATATAATGAGAAGAATTCCAAAGGCGAGCTCCTTATTGCTGTCCGGAAAAGAATTGGTGGATAAGAATTTTATATCGGATCCGATGGATATGGTTCCTTATTATATCCGTCGCTCCGAAGCCGAGGTTTTATGGGAGGAACGCCATAAGGATAACCCGGATATGCTATCTCAAAACCTTTCTGTTATCGTGACGGAAGCGGCAGGAGCAGAATGA